The Canis lupus familiaris isolate Mischka breed German Shepherd chromosome 27, alternate assembly UU_Cfam_GSD_1.0, whole genome shotgun sequence genome window below encodes:
- the LOC486765 gene encoding cationic amino acid transporter 3-like, producing the protein MLHQALHRFGKNLRHRHPLEQPVAEPAPARSLSTLDLVGLGVGRTVGVGVYILAGEVARDKAGPSIVICLLVASLSSMLAMLYFAEFSPQIIHSGSKHPHSFVIIDKLGAFITAWILILNNVTAIAIRIWAWTLALDNLFGNKISQTLQETISRHVPRVFAEVLGFFFMFLVLLLMGLLTRNIRQLSLVTKVVTLVNLLVLGFVIIYGFLKGDLHNWKLTEEDYIKAGLNDTSSLGPLGSGGFMPFGFQGILHGSATCIYSFTGLSIIVTRFEVAQNFQHSFPMFIVISLLICILVYCGVFSALMLMVPYYQLQPGSTLPEAFLHTGWAPAYYVVTFAFFCSISVSLLDYMFPIRQLISMMAHYGLFFPVLARMQTSTYTPIVATVIFGIIAGIMVLFFGFANLLDLMSVGALLVYSLLAFSVLILRYEPQRRNGGNEAQVQEENEAEMQEENEENEAEVQEENRPAAEKLTLQGLFFPGSPTPTPLSGRVVYVCSSLLALLLTLLCLVLARWPDLLSGDPVWITVVVLLLVLITGVTGVIWRQPQNSTPLHFKVPGLPLLPLLSIFLNVYLMVQMTAGTWALFGVWMLIGFAIYLAYVIQQHLVP; encoded by the coding sequence ATGCTGCATCAAGCACTTCACAGATTTGGTAAAAACCTGAGACATAGACATCCGCTGGAGCAACCTGTGGCTGAACCTgcccctgccaggagcctgagcACTCTGGATTTAGTAGGCCTGGGTGTGGGCCGCACAGTGGGTGTAGGTGTGTATATCTTGGCTGGTGAGGTGGCTAGAGATAAAGCAGGACCATCCATTGTGATCTGCTTGCTGGTGGCCAGCCTATCTTCTATGTTGGCTATGCTGTACTTTGCAGAGTTTAGTCCCCAGATTATCCACTCTGGCTCCAAACATCCCCACAGCTTTGTCATCATAGATAAACTTGGGGCTTTCATCACTGCCTGGATTCTCATCCTCAACAATGTTACTGCTATAGCCATTAGGATCTGGGCTTGGACCTTAGCTCTTGACAACCTTTTTGGAAACAAGATATCTCAGACCTTGCAGGAGACAATTTCACGACATGTTCCCAGGGTCTTTGCAGAAGTTCTAGGCTTCTTTTTTATGTTCCTTGTGTTGTTGCTCATGGGATTGCTGACTCGGAACATTAGGCAGCTTTCCCTGGTTACCAAAGTGGTCACATTGGTGAACCTCTTGGTTCTTGGTTTTGTCATCATCTATGGCTTCCTGAAAGGGGACCTGCACAACTGGAAGCTCACAGAAGAAGACTACATAAAGGCTGGACTCAATGACACTTCTAGCTTGGGACCTCTGGGCTCTGGAGGATTTATGCCTTTTGGCTTCCAGGGGATACTCCATGGATCAGCTACCTGTATCTATTCTTTTACAGGCTTGAGCATTATTGTTACCAGATTTGAAGTAGCCCAGAATTTCCAGCATTCCTTTCCTATGTTCATTGTGATTTCACTACTCATCTGCATTTTGGTGTACTGTGGTGTCTTTTCAGCACTTATGCTTATGGTGCCTTATTACCAGCTCCAACCTGGGAGCACCTTGCCTGAGGCATTTCTCCATACTGGCTGGGCCCCTGCCTACTATGTTGTAACTTTTGCATTCTTCTGTAGTATTTCTGTCAGCCTCTTGGATTATATGTTTCCCATACGTCAGCTAATCTCCATGATGGCACATTATGGCCTCTTTTTTCCTGTCCTTGCAAGGATGCAAACCAGCACATACACACCCATTGTGGCCACTGTGATCTTTGGGATTATTGCAGGAATCATGGTATTATTCTTTGGATTTGCCAATCTCTTGGACCTCATGTCAGTTGGGGCCCTGCTAGTTTACTCCCTGCTGGCTTTTAGTGTTCTCATCCTCAGGTATGAGCCTCAGAGGAGGAATGGGGGAAATGAAGCACAGGTGcaggaggaaaatgaagcagagatgcaggaggagaatgaggaaaatgaggcagaggTGCAGGAGGAGAACAGACCTGCAGCAGAGAAGCTGACTCTACAGGGACTATTTTTTCcaggcagccccacccccactccactctCTGGTCGGGTTGTCTATGTTTGCTCCTCACTGCTTGCTCTGCTGCTGACTCTTCTCTGCCTGGTGCTGGCCCGGTGGCCAGATCTGCTTTCTGGAGACCCAGTGTGGATCACAGTGGTTGTGCTGCTCCTGGTGCTCATCACTGGAGTCACTGGAGTCATCTGGAGACAGCCACAGAACTCCACTCCCCTTCACTTCAAGGTACCtggtctgcctctcctcccactcc